A genome region from Cardiocondyla obscurior isolate alpha-2009 linkage group LG14, Cobs3.1, whole genome shotgun sequence includes the following:
- the LOC139108220 gene encoding uncharacterized protein encodes MEKKERLRELFGSMSEESESPPASPPPGVWPSPIDPSRRYPAPRVGTWVQRGDGSQRAHTRWLEELPPAPPKTTRNRQNQPTGTTTTRKPPRKGTAVASKAAASSTVASAPPTVTASGPGGSREQERQPPGKGATTAGRINAATRDKSTARGTTMPSIPGNSGQRQGGLSTAPQPPKTTRYGSQEPPKPIFRSMKVVRPPRPEVPTVAGIERQPTTSEHPVQAFAQKHTRATETPSTTRAVAARGSMPPPATARNPAAAPGNAPAEVRATAEVAAISDARQTSATPLVLPLPPFAAAMSSRPPVTPPPAPPAYVVNKGWTARAGVPLQVPIQLPDEEIVQVPMSAIQQNRKYRARSATGRWVLRFAADGRLTLCRKVQKPAP; translated from the coding sequence ATGGAGAAGAAGGAGCGTTTGCGAGAATTGTTCGGAAGTATGAGCGAGGAGAGTGAATCGCCGCCGGCCAGCCCACCGCCAGGGGTCTGGCCATCACCGATAGACCCCAGCCGACGCTACCCGGCGCCCCGGGTCGGGACCTGGGTACAACGGGGAGACGGCAGCCAGCGAGCACATACACGCTGGCTGGAGGAGCTTCCACCCGCTCCACCAAAGACAACGCGCAACCGGCAAAACCAGCCCACGGGGACTACGACTACCCGAAAGCCGCCACGGAAAGGCACCGCCGTGGCCTCAAAAGCTGCGGCAAGCAGCACTGTAGCCAGTGCACCACCAACAGTGACCGCAAGTGGGCCAGGCGGTTCAAGGGAGCAGGAACGGCAACCTCCCGGAAAAGGAGCCACAACCGCGGGCCGGATCAACGCTGCCACTCGGGACAAAAGCACGGCCAGAGGAACGACCATGCCCAGTATCCCGGGCAACTCGGGGCAAAGACAAGGTGGTCTGTCAACAGCACCACAGCCCCCCAAAACGACGAGGTACGGCTCGCAGGAACCACCGAAGCCGATCTTTCGGTCGATGAAAGTGGTACGTCCACCACGACCAGAGGTACCCACAGTGGCTGGAATAGAAAGGCAGCCGACAACCAGCGAGCATCCCGTCCAGGCCTTCGCACAGAAGCACACTAGGGCCACGGAGACGCCTTCGACCACCAGGGCAGTGGCAGCCAGGGGATCCATGCCACCACCAGCCACGGCACGGAACCCAGCAGCCGCCCCAGGCAACGCGCCAGCTGAAGTACGAGCGACAGCAGAAGTTGCAGCCATCTCAGACGCCCGGCAAACGTCGGCAACTCCACTCGTGCTGCCTCTACCGCCTTTCGCCGCCGCCATGTCATCAAGACCACCAGTCACGCCTCCACCAGCTCCACCCGCTTATGTAGTCAACAAGGGCTGGACCGCGAGAGCCGGAGTACCACTTCAGGTGCCTATCCAACTACCAGATGAGGAGATAGTCCAGGTGCCTATGTCGGCCATACAACAGAACCGGAAATACCGGGCCCGGTCAGCAACCGGCAGATGGGTGCTGCGGTTCGCGGCCGATGGACGACTAACACTGTGCCGAAAGGTTCAGAAACCAGCACCCTAA
- the LOC139108221 gene encoding ankyrin repeat and KH domain-containing protein mask-like codes for MVRRWLNHQEMTRYITTVSDKKLLEKCQECVKVIRAAKETQAVKANKNATILLEELDMEKTRESKKAAAARRRERKKKKKLEKKEEKHDSEHEGGDERMESVPSPVNRNPEDPDREEGDSGIDTNSQGSCSSNDRSSKTLFSQNTNLSQNTATSTKSQNNTLEKSLRHPADREDFEATGNETYVPGKGKKSYNNQYDGDTLNTSSKASNTSPKQSGKREEGWKEVVRKGQSDDSGRFLNSPFRSKKVSVSTNAISRVIGRGGSHINAIRGATGAHIEVEKQSKCQLEKPSEFETEEESDDYSEYSEAFDSEEELGISEESGKDWSDLEREAAEEDKERGDERYRDDYSSTPERVTDTIDMII; via the exons ATGGTGCGG AGATGGCTGAATCATCAAGAGATGACAAGATATATAACGACAGTTAGCGACAAAAAGCTCTTAGAAAAATGTCAGGAGTGTGTGAAAGTAATAAGAGCTGCCAAAGAAACACAGGCTGttaaagcgaataaaaatgcCACAATACTATTAGAAGAACTTGATATGGAAAAGACAAGAGAGTCGAAAAAGGCGGCTGCTGCGCgaagacgagagagaaagaaaaagaaaaaacttgagaagaaggaagaaaaac ATGACAGCGAACATGAGGGCGGCGATGAAAGAATGGAGAGTGTACCATCTCCTGTGAACAGAAACCCGGAGGATCCTGATAGAGAAGAGGGTGATAGTGGAATAGATACAAACAGTCAGGGAAGTTGCAGTAGCAATGAT CGTTCGTCCAAGACCCTTTTTTCACAAAACACGAATTTATCTCAAAATACGGCAACATCGACCAAATCTCAGAATAATACTTTGGAAAA gTCCTTGAGGCATCCTGCTGATAGAGAAGATTTTGAAGCGACTGGTAATGAAACTTATGTTCCTGGCAAAGGAAAAAAGTCTTATAATAATCAATACGATGGAGATACTTTAAACACGTCATCGAAAGCGAGTAATACCAGCCCCAAACAAAGTGGAAAGCGTGAAGAAGGATGGAAAGAAGTTGTACGAAA AGGACAGTCTGATGATTCGGGAAGATTTTTGAATTCACCGTTTCGTTCTAAAAAAGTGTCCGTTTCCACAAATGCTATCAGCCGAGTAATAGGCAGAGGTGGCAGTCATATAAATGCTATTCGTGGTGCTACGGGTGCGCACATCGAAGTAGAAAAGCAAAGTAAATGTCAATTGGAAAAA cCATCCGAGTTTGAAACTGAAGAAGAATCTGACGATTATTCTGAATATTCTGAAGCTTTTGACAGTGAAG aaGAGTTAGGCATTTCCGAAGAATCGGGAAAAGATTGGTCAGATTTAGAAAGAGAAGCGGCTGAGGAAGACAAAGAAAGAGGAGATGAACGTTATCGTGACGATTATAGTTcta CTCCAGAAAGAGTGACAGACACGATAGACATGATAATTTag
- the LOC139108222 gene encoding uncharacterized protein, with the protein MAGILAVESEPIFDDSIVKIETHTYNPYANTTFGHSDEIRIPIQQQDLYTLPCDSFLYVEGKLSVKKPNDKSTIVLGNNCVAFMFDEIHYELNGVEIDRNRNVGITSSLKNYISLTSDNALILQNAGWNGSTSTAGGYFNFCIPLRILLGFCEDYKRVVVNARHELILIRARNDNNSIMGDSTTEPEIELHKVQWRMPHVMLNEVNKLSLLRTLDSGRYLSMTFRSWDLYEYPLLQSTTKHSWAVKAATQLEKPRYVIFALQTGRKNIMSRSSAVFDACELTNVKFYLNSECYPYDDLNLDFSKNRYAILYDMFARFRKSYYGCHYGEVFCNITTFLSNGPFVVIMDVRIYGRSLKHVDEQGVWQICRKGNESAILPYHLSVSF; encoded by the coding sequence atggcTGGAATATTAGCCGTAGAAAGTGAGCCGATCTTCGACGATAGTATTGTTAAAATCGAAACTCACACATACAATCCATATGCTAACACAACATTTGGACATAGTGATGaaataagaataccgatacagcaACAAGATTTATATACATTGCCATGTGATAGTTTTCTGTATGTTGAAGGAAAATTGTCAGTAAAAAAACCTAATGATAAGTCAACAATTGTGCTCGGAAATAATTGTGTTGCATTTATGTTCGATGAAATTCATTATGAGCTTAATGGCGTTGAAATTGATCGcaacagaaacgttggaatAACGAGTTCTCTCAAGAATTATATATCATTAACATCTGATAATGCTTTAATACTGCAAAATGCTGGATGGAATGGGTCGACGTCCACTGCTGGAggatactttaatttttgcataccACTTCGTATATTATTGGGCTTCTGCGAAGATTATAAGCGTGTGGTTGTCAATGCTCgtcatgaattaattttaatacgcgcccgcaatgataataattccattatgGGAGATTCTACGACTGAGCCTGAGATTGAATTACATAAAGTGCAGTGGCGAATGCCACATGTTATGTTAAACGAAGTCAATAAATTATCGCTGCTGCGAACTTTAGACAGCGGACGATATTTAAGCATGACTTTTCGTTCGTGGGATTTATATGAATATCCACTTTTACAAAGTACGACAAAACATTCATGGGCCGTCAAGGCTGCAACACAGCTTGAGAAACCTCGATATGTTATTTTTGCTTTACAAACTggtcgtaaaaatattatgtctAGATCATCAGCTGTTTTCGATGCTTGTGAACTAaccaatgtaaaattttatcttaattctGAATGTTATCCATATGATGATTTGAACTTAGATTTTAGCAAAAACAGATACGCCATTCTTTATGATATGTTTGCGCGTTTTCGTAAATCTTATTATGGTTGCCATTACGGTGAAGTTTTTTGCAACATAACCACATTTCTTTCAAATGGACCATTCGTCGTCATCATGGACGTAAGAATATATGGACGGAGTCTAAAGCATGTGGATGAGCAAGGGGTTTGGCAAATTTGCCGTAAGGGGAATGAGAGTGCTATTCTTCCCTATCATCTTAGTGTCTCTTTTTAG
- the LOC139108223 gene encoding uncharacterized protein, translating into MYRFHRDNNCVTWFAEELRNLAHNVKMILSNPKPMIGFTQDKGPAHQDCNINYMDSNCIPIVFHNLSGYNAHFIIKEIATAYEGSVELLPITKEKYISFTKNVKNTNDDRNDCIKLRFIDSFKFLNTSLEKLASFLGKDKLRVSRREFSNLINENFDLLTRKGIFPNEYIDSVKKLEDSYLPPRESFYSSLTDEIVSKSDYAHAVDIWQRFSIKTLGEYSDLYLKTDVLLLVDIFENFRDSCISSYKLDPAYYYTLPGFTWDAMLKHTDIKFELLTDVDMVMFIERGIRGGLSQCSSRYACANNKYMQSYDSTKPSTYLMYYDINNLYGWAMCQPLPYAEFQWVDNASTFNVMDVPLDSSDGYILEVDLEYPQHLHDAHIDLPFCPTHDKPPGKRQDKLLATLCEKKRYIIHYRNLQQCARHGLRITKIHRVLQFKQSPWLKVYIELNTKFRTIAKNDFEKNLYKLMNNAVFGKIMENVRNHVDVRLITHWEGRFGAEAMISKPNFHSRSVFAENLVAIEMRKLEVKFNKPIYVGMCILDISKTCLYEFHHEYMRPLYHDQCKIMYTDTDSLIYHIECEDVYDNMKRNINKFDTSDYISNNVYGLPLVNKKVPGLMKDENNGVIMMEFVGLRAKMYALRVNGKKDIKKVKGVKSNVVAKMITFDDYTRCLHEEIEMTRQQTCIRSKLHEVYIIREEKTALSPYDDKRYIVSGFIETLPWGHYKIPL; encoded by the exons ATGTATCGATTTCATCGTGATAATAACTGTGTCACATGGTTTGCTGAAGAACTTAGAAATTTAGCCCACAATGTAAAGATGATTTTATCTAATCCTAAACCAATGATAGGTTTTACGCAGGACAA AGGACCTGCACATCAagattgtaatataaattatatggattcAAATTGTATTCCCATAGTTTTCCACAATTTATCAGGTTAtaatgcacattttattattaaagaaatagcTACAGCTTATGAGGGAAGTGTAGAGTTACTTCCTatcacaaaagaaaaatatatatcgtttacaaaaaatgttaaaaacaCTAATGATGATAGAAATGATTgcataaaattacgatttattgaCTCAttcaagtttttaaatacCAGTTTAGAAAAATTAGCTTCTTTTCTAGGTAAAGATAAATTACGAGTGTCGCGGCgtgaattttctaatttaattaatgaaaattttgatttgcTTACACGTAAAGGTATCTTCCCCAATGAATACATTGATTCCGTTAAAAAGTTGGAAGATTCATATTTACCACCGCGAGAATCGTTTTATAGTTCATTGACAGATGAAATAGTATCTAAGAGTGATTATGCACACGCTGTTGATATCTGGCAGCGGTTCTCAATTAAAACGCTTGGCGAGTAtagtgatttatatttaaaaaccgaTGTTTTGTTGTTGGTTGATATATTTGAGAATTTTAGGGACAGCTGTATATCGAGTTATAAACTTGATCCAGCGTATTATTACACTCTACCAGGTTTTACGTGGGATGCGATGTTAAAACATACAGATATTAAATTCGAACTTCTTACTGATGTTGACATGGTTATGTTCATTGAGCGTGGTATACGTGGGGGCTTAAGCCAATGCTCTAGTAGATATGCTTGcgccaataataaatatatgcaatcATATGATTCAACGAAACCATCAACGTATTTGATGTATTAtgatattaacaatttatatgGGTGGGCGATGTGTCAACCACTACCATATGCCGAATTTCAATGGGTTGACAACGCTTCCACTTTCAATGTGATGGACGTTCCATTAGATTCGTCAGATGGTTACATTCTCGAGGTTGATTTAGAGTATCCGCAACATTTGCATGATGCGCACATTGACTTACCGTTCTGCCCAACGCATGATAAGCCGCCTGGCAAGCGTCAGGACAAGCTCCTAGCAACCTTGTGCGAAAAGAAACgttacatcattcattatcgcaaCTTGCAGCAATGTGCTCGTCATGGTCTTCgcattacaaaaatacatcgcgtaTTACAATTCAAGCAATCTCCGTGGCTTAAGGTGTATATAGaactaaatacaaaatttagaaCGATTGCTAAAAAtgactttgaaaaaaatttatacaaattaatgaaCAATGCTGTATTTGGCAAAATCATGGAAAATGTTCGTAATCATGTTGACGTTAGGCTTATAACACATTGGGAAGGTAGATTTGGTGCCGAGGCAATGATTTCAAAACCAAATTTTCACAGTCGCAGTGTCTTTGCTGAGAATCTGGTTGCGATTGAAATGCGCAAACTTGaggtaaaatttaacaaaccaATTTACGTCGGAATGTGTATtctcgacatatctaaaacatgtttatatgaatttcatcATGAGTATATGCGACCGTTATATCACGAccaatgtaaaattatgtacactGATACAGATAGTCTCATATATCACATTGAGTGTGAAGACGTTTACGATAATATGAAACgcaacattaataaatttgatacgaGTGATTATATATCCAACAATGTTTATGGTCTTCCACTtgtcaataaaaaagtaccaggtttaatgaaagatgaaaacaaTGGTGTGATTATGATGGAATTTGTTGGACTTAgagcaaaaatgtatgcattgCGAGTTAAtggtaaaaaagatataaaaaaggTTAAAGGTGTTAAGAGTAATGTTGTCGCGAAGATGataacgtttgacgattaCACGCGATGCTTACAtgaggaaatagaaatgacTCGTCAGCAGACGTGTATACGATCCAAGCTGCATGAAGTGTATATTATACGTGAGGAAAAAACTGCTCTAAGTCCATATGATGATAAGCGATATATTGTTTCCGGTTTCATAGAAACTTTACCATGGggacattataaaataccattgtaa